The Pseudoliparis swirei isolate HS2019 ecotype Mariana Trench chromosome 1, NWPU_hadal_v1, whole genome shotgun sequence genome has a window encoding:
- the LOC130196316 gene encoding uncharacterized protein LOC130196316, with the protein MLRRENVHKMPQNSLSAPSASIASGGSLSKYAQRPTSKARTWPVQQGTRSTSTQRSSGSEALLGPRGSYSFTPSSRQTADAGLTGYSTSTKSSRSSSPGAAEPRRIPVRTKTSASAAARRVSSRHGSAASTPSRFSSLQNKSTRNNPGQTGARKPFSSRVGPASGTSGQGVAPSTTHQIPQRFGGYAIRRLRGPADQKEVNDGKPPLHRAYVVSRRPSSLQKPAYVTLRHQSLLQKQPYPTSVSAAGLRGPPALLCIVQAAGPEC; encoded by the coding sequence GCCCCTTCTGCTTCTATTGCTAGCGGCGGTTCCCTGAGTAAGTACGCCCAAAGACCGACCAGCAAGGCGAGAACGTGGCCAGTCCAGCAGGGTACCCGCAGTACGAGCACCCAGCGGTCCAGCGGTTCTGAAGCTCTTCTGGGTCCAAGAGGAAGCTACTCCTTCACACCCTCCTCTCGTCAGACGGCCGATGCCGGGCTGACGGGTTATTCTACTTCTACGAAGTCTTCTCGCTCGTCCAGCCCGGGTGCCGCCGAGCCACGCAGAATCCCCGTCCGGACGAAAACCTCAGCTAGCGCCGCCGCTAGACGGGTGTCTTCGCGGCATGGCTCTGCAGCGTCGACGCCTTCCCGTTTCTCCTCCCTCCAAAATAAGAGCACGAGAAATAACCCCGGCCAGACTGGGGCTCGGAAACCGTTCTCGAGCAGAGTGGGTCCCGCCTCCGGGACCTCTGGCCAGGGCGTTGCCCCGAGCACCACCCATCAGATCCCTCAGCGCTTTGGAGGCTACGCTATCAGACGGCTGAGAGGACCTGCTGACCAGAAGGAAGTTAATGACGGCAAGCCGCCGCTGCATCGGGCCTATGTGGTCTCCCGGCGCCCGTCTTCGCTGCAGAAGCCGGCCTACGTGACCCTCCGGCACCAGTCTCTGCTGCAGAAGCAGCCCTACCCGACGTCCGTTTCTGCAGCAGGCCTACGTGGCCCCCCAGCTCTCCTCTGCATCGTACAAGCAGCAGGTCCAGAGTGTTAA
- the LOC130198163 gene encoding uncharacterized protein LOC130198163, whose protein sequence is MLRRENVHKMPQNSLSAPSASIASGGSLSKYAQRPTSKARTWPVQQGTRSTSTQRSSGSESLLGPRGSYSFTPSSRQTADAGLTGYSTSTKSSRVGAAEPRRIPVRTKTSASAAARRVSSRRGSAASTPSRFSSLQNKSTRNNPGQTGARKPFSSRVGPASGTSGQGVAPSTTHQIPQRFGGYAIRRLRGPADQREVNDGKPPLHRAYVVSRRPSSLQKPAYVTLRHQSLLQKQPYPAPRRPFLQQTSVAPQLSSASYKQQVQSVNTEAKWKRAMLGLEQ, encoded by the coding sequence ATGCTGAGACGAGAAAATGTGCACAAGATGCCCCAAAACAGCTTAAGCGCCCCTTCTGCTTCTATTGCTAGCGGCGGTTCGCTGAGTAAGTACGCCCAAAGACCGACCAGCAAGGCGAGAACGTGGCCAGTCCAGCAGGGTACCCGCAGTACGAGCACCCAGCGGTCCAGCGGTTCTGAATCTCTTCTGGGTCCAAGAGGAAGCTACTCCTTCACACCCTCCTCTCGTCAGACGGCCGACGCCGGGCTGACGGGTTATTCTACTTCTACGAAGTCTTCTCGCGTGGGCGCCGCCGAGCCACGCAGAATCCCCGTCCGGACGAAAACCTCAGCTAGCGCCGCCGCTAGACGGGTGTCTTCGCggcgtggctctgcagcgtcGACGCCTTCCCgtttctcctccctccagaaTAAGAGCACTAGAAATAACCCCGGCCAGACTGGGGCTCGGAAACCGTTCTCGAGCAGAGTGGGTCCTGCCTCCGGGACCTCTGGCCAGGGCGTTGCCCCGAGCACCACCCATCAGATCCCTCAGCGCTTTGGAGGCTACGCTATCAGACGGCTGAGAGGACCTGCTGACCAGAGGGAAGTTAATGACGGCAAGCCGCCGCTGCATCGGGCCTATGTGGTCTCCCGGCGCCCGTCTTCGCTGCAGAAGCCGGCCTACGTGACCCTCCGGCACCAGTCTCTGCTGCAGAAGCAGCCCTACCCGGCCCCCCGACGTCCGTTTCTGCAGCAGACCTCCGTGGCCCCCCAGCTCTCCTCTGCATCGTACAAGCAGCAGGTCCAGAGTGTTAATACAGAGGCCAAATGGAAGAGGGCCATGCTGGGTCTGGAACAGTAA